One segment of Formicincola oecophyllae DNA contains the following:
- a CDS encoding TatD family hydrolase: protein MSGSHAQAGGAFTPPVIATTLPGLVDTHCHLDMVGRGHGGRKAEPAPADENARTEAILQQGREAGLAGMVTIGTRWSRRHQQHEWVARSHPSLPIHAALGIHPDHVLEEELPTLDEMLVELDRPGIVAIGETGLDYFHNSDPTTHERQKTYLRRHIEASRRTGLPVVIHSRNADADTVALLREETAKGAFPFLIHCFAGGVELAQGALALGGYLSFSGLVTFPKCATIRDVAATAPLERILVETDSPYLAPVPHRGHGNWPGHVVHTATEVAKLRHMAPKDLASATTANARRLFSRMA from the coding sequence ATGAGTGGCAGCCACGCTCAGGCTGGTGGGGCTTTCACCCCGCCGGTCATCGCCACAACCTTGCCAGGGCTGGTCGACACCCACTGCCACTTGGACATGGTGGGGCGCGGCCATGGTGGCCGCAAAGCGGAACCAGCCCCCGCAGATGAAAACGCGCGTACTGAGGCCATCCTCCAGCAAGGCAGGGAGGCAGGCCTGGCTGGCATGGTCACCATCGGCACCCGTTGGAGCCGCCGCCACCAGCAGCATGAATGGGTGGCGCGCAGCCACCCCAGCCTGCCCATCCACGCTGCTTTGGGCATCCACCCCGACCATGTGCTTGAGGAGGAACTGCCAACGCTTGATGAAATGCTGGTTGAGCTGGACCGCCCAGGCATCGTGGCCATTGGCGAAACGGGCCTGGATTATTTCCACAACAGCGACCCAACTACCCATGAGCGGCAGAAAACATATCTGCGCCGCCATATCGAAGCCTCACGCCGCACAGGGCTGCCTGTGGTCATCCACAGCCGCAACGCTGACGCGGACACCGTTGCCCTGCTGCGGGAGGAAACGGCCAAAGGGGCTTTCCCCTTCCTCATCCATTGCTTCGCTGGCGGTGTGGAACTGGCCCAGGGCGCGTTGGCGCTTGGGGGTTATCTGAGCTTCTCAGGGTTGGTGACGTTCCCCAAATGCGCCACCATCAGGGATGTGGCAGCCACCGCCCCGCTTGAGCGCATCCTGGTGGAGACGGACAGCCCCTATCTGGCCCCCGTTCCCCACCGCGGCCATGGCAATTGGCCTGGCCATGTTGTGCACACTGCAACGGAAGTGGCCAAGCTGCGCCACATGGCACCAAAAGACCTGGCAAGCGCCACCACCGCCAACGCCAGGCGCTTGTTCAGCCGCATGGCCTGA
- the metG gene encoding methionine--tRNA ligase gives MNTPTQPSPEKPRATITTPIFYVNGAPHIGHAYTSIACDVLARFNRLNGRDVLFVTGTDEHGQKVEQSAEKAGIPPQAFADQVSDQFRAMQARMNVSADAFIRTTDPQHHKAAQALWKKVADNGHIYLGAYEGWYSTRDEAYVGDDEITLHPDGSRTSTTTGAPLEWVKEPSYFFKLRDFQEKLLKLYADNPDFIGPHGSKREIESFVRQGLRDLSISRTGFSWGVPVPGDSKHVMYVWFDALANYLTAVGYPDEGDPRFKRFWPADVHVIGKEIARFHCVYWPAFLMAAGLPLPARVFAHGWWTVEGQKMSKSLGNVLDPAALADEFGLDQLRYFLMREVPFGNDSNFSRQALISRMNVELANDLGNLAQRTLSQIARNQDGVLPLQPTLTEADKAILEAAARLPATMAAQLERLALSEALEEVWKVVRAANAYIDHQAPWKLKKTDPERMAAVLRVLVDVLRALATVLQPYMPETMAKMLDQLGVGEEERDFAALATPLPGGRTLPQPQGLFPRFVEEGAETPTSKASKGKKPSSQGGKEGTKNKAAPAPKAPQP, from the coding sequence ATGAACACCCCCACCCAACCTTCCCCCGAAAAGCCGCGCGCCACCATCACGACGCCGATTTTCTACGTCAACGGCGCCCCCCACATCGGCCACGCCTACACGTCCATCGCCTGTGACGTTCTGGCGCGCTTCAACCGCCTGAACGGGCGCGATGTTCTGTTCGTGACTGGCACTGACGAGCACGGCCAGAAAGTGGAGCAAAGCGCCGAGAAAGCAGGCATCCCCCCCCAGGCATTCGCTGACCAGGTCTCCGACCAGTTCAGGGCTATGCAGGCGCGCATGAATGTCAGCGCTGATGCGTTCATCCGCACCACGGACCCACAGCACCACAAGGCCGCCCAGGCTTTGTGGAAGAAAGTAGCTGACAACGGCCACATCTACCTGGGCGCTTATGAGGGGTGGTACTCCACCCGCGATGAGGCCTATGTGGGTGATGACGAAATCACCCTCCACCCTGATGGCAGCCGCACCTCCACCACCACAGGCGCGCCCTTGGAGTGGGTGAAGGAGCCTTCCTATTTCTTCAAGCTTAGGGATTTCCAGGAAAAGCTCCTGAAGCTTTACGCTGACAACCCCGACTTCATCGGCCCCCACGGCAGCAAGCGCGAGATTGAGAGCTTCGTGCGCCAAGGCCTGCGCGACCTTTCCATCAGCCGCACTGGGTTCAGCTGGGGTGTTCCTGTGCCAGGGGACAGTAAGCATGTGATGTATGTGTGGTTTGACGCCCTGGCCAATTACCTGACCGCTGTTGGCTACCCTGATGAAGGCGACCCGCGCTTTAAGCGTTTCTGGCCTGCTGACGTTCACGTGATCGGCAAGGAAATCGCGCGTTTCCACTGCGTTTACTGGCCAGCTTTCCTGATGGCGGCTGGGCTGCCACTGCCTGCCCGTGTTTTCGCCCATGGCTGGTGGACGGTAGAGGGGCAGAAAATGTCCAAGTCCCTGGGCAATGTGCTTGACCCCGCTGCCTTGGCTGATGAGTTCGGCCTCGACCAGCTGCGCTATTTCCTCATGCGGGAGGTGCCGTTCGGCAATGATTCCAACTTCAGCCGCCAGGCGCTGATTTCACGCATGAATGTGGAGCTAGCCAATGACCTGGGCAACCTCGCCCAGCGCACCTTGAGCCAGATTGCCCGCAACCAGGACGGCGTCCTGCCCCTCCAGCCCACGCTCACAGAAGCAGACAAGGCCATTCTGGAAGCGGCTGCGCGCTTGCCAGCCACCATGGCTGCCCAGCTGGAACGCCTGGCCCTTTCAGAAGCGCTTGAGGAAGTGTGGAAAGTGGTGCGCGCCGCCAATGCCTATATCGACCACCAGGCCCCCTGGAAGCTGAAGAAAACGGACCCTGAACGCATGGCCGCCGTGCTGCGCGTCTTGGTGGATGTGCTGCGCGCTTTGGCCACCGTTCTGCAGCCTTACATGCCTGAGACCATGGCCAAAATGCTGGACCAGCTGGGCGTTGGGGAGGAGGAGCGCGATTTCGCAGCCCTCGCCACCCCACTGCCAGGCGGCCGCACGCTGCCCCAGCCACAAGGCCTGTTCCCGCGCTTTGTTGAGGAAGGCGCTGAGACCCCAACCTCCAAGGCCTCTAAGGGCAAGAAGCCCTCAAGCCAAGGGGGCAAAGAGGGCACGAAAAACAAGGCTGCTCCCGCTCCAAAGGCCCCCCAACCATGA
- a CDS encoding DNA polymerase III subunit delta', protein MTASLTALVPPAQAKRALGHEQALALFKQALVDGHLAHGWLLTGREGIGKKTLAYQMARLVLGADDHESPAGRRVSAGAHGDLLELAPAEPKGQGRSGPVIKVDDVRAMRQFLRRTPIEAGWRVVIVDGAEHLNLNAANALLKTLEEPPPRTLILLLTAQPGRLLPTVRSRCRTLALRPLSEQAMATLLPGLDQRLLSLAEGSPGQALAMAAPPSLAALERAEALLDPATWQAGAFDRESWQALATMGKDQAQRQLLWRVLGHHMALRARAAAQAGHLAAAAAMAQKATQLRQLQEDAERYNLDPVQALRQGWATLHS, encoded by the coding sequence ATGACGGCGTCTTTGACAGCGTTGGTTCCCCCTGCCCAGGCCAAGCGGGCACTTGGCCATGAACAGGCACTGGCCCTGTTCAAGCAGGCCCTGGTGGATGGCCACCTGGCCCATGGGTGGCTGCTGACTGGGCGTGAGGGGATAGGCAAGAAAACCCTTGCCTACCAAATGGCGCGCCTGGTCCTGGGGGCAGATGACCACGAAAGCCCAGCTGGGCGGCGTGTCAGCGCTGGCGCCCATGGCGACCTGCTTGAACTCGCCCCAGCGGAGCCCAAGGGCCAGGGGCGCAGCGGGCCCGTTATCAAGGTGGACGATGTGCGCGCCATGCGCCAGTTCCTGCGCCGCACACCCATTGAGGCAGGCTGGCGCGTGGTGATTGTGGATGGGGCTGAGCACCTCAATCTCAACGCTGCCAACGCGTTGCTCAAAACCTTGGAGGAACCACCACCACGCACGCTGATTCTGCTGCTCACTGCCCAGCCGGGGCGGTTGCTGCCCACTGTGCGCAGCCGCTGCCGCACGCTGGCGCTCAGGCCCCTTTCTGAGCAGGCGATGGCAACCTTGCTGCCAGGGCTTGACCAGCGCTTGCTCAGCCTGGCTGAAGGTTCCCCTGGCCAGGCGTTGGCCATGGCAGCCCCTCCCAGCCTTGCTGCGCTTGAACGTGCTGAAGCCCTGCTTGACCCTGCCACCTGGCAGGCTGGTGCCTTTGACCGGGAAAGCTGGCAGGCACTGGCCACCATGGGCAAGGACCAGGCCCAGCGCCAACTGCTGTGGCGGGTGTTGGGGCACCACATGGCGCTGCGCGCGCGGGCGGCGGCGCAGGCTGGCCACCTTGCGGCAGCGGCTGCAATGGCCCAAAAAGCCACTCAGCTTCGCCAGCTCCAGGAGGACGCGGAACGCTACAACCTTGACCCGGTCCAAGCGCTGCGCCAGGGCTGGGCAACCCTCCATAGCTGA
- the tmk gene encoding dTMP kinase, whose translation MAEADKPAGCDCAAAQPPARRWPGLFITLEGGEGHGKTTQGRLLAERLRGRGYEVVLTREPGGTPGAEALRQLILFNQAPLSVRAQVMAHMAARADHLDNLILPALARGAVVVCDRFHDSTESYQGHGVAGGDEGILDFIQKQRSLLGHEPDVTFLLEVDEAETMRRLRLRAAERAAVRAGMKADRYERCDHDFHQRVEQGFKAIAARDHTRVVRVDATPAPEEVCAVLLGTLQGDGLLPQPGQLPCGTGKAAQP comes from the coding sequence ATGGCTGAAGCTGACAAGCCAGCCGGCTGCGACTGTGCCGCAGCGCAACCCCCCGCCAGGCGCTGGCCTGGGCTGTTCATCACGCTGGAGGGGGGGGAAGGGCACGGTAAAACCACTCAAGGGCGCTTGCTGGCTGAACGCCTGCGGGGGCGCGGCTATGAGGTTGTGCTGACCCGTGAACCAGGCGGTACCCCTGGCGCTGAGGCCCTGCGCCAGTTGATCCTGTTCAACCAGGCCCCCCTCTCCGTGCGGGCCCAGGTCATGGCGCACATGGCAGCACGCGCTGACCACCTGGACAATCTCATCCTGCCAGCCTTGGCCCGCGGGGCTGTGGTGGTGTGCGACCGCTTCCACGATTCAACGGAAAGCTACCAAGGCCATGGCGTGGCTGGGGGGGATGAAGGGATACTTGACTTCATCCAGAAGCAGCGCAGCCTTTTAGGCCATGAGCCTGACGTCACCTTCTTGCTGGAGGTGGACGAGGCTGAGACCATGCGCAGGTTGCGTTTACGCGCAGCTGAACGGGCAGCTGTCAGGGCCGGCATGAAGGCAGACCGTTATGAGCGCTGCGACCATGATTTCCACCAGCGTGTGGAACAGGGCTTCAAGGCTATTGCGGCGCGTGACCACACCAGGGTGGTGAGGGTGGACGCTACCCCAGCCCCAGAGGAAGTGTGTGCTGTGCTGTTGGGCACGCTTCAAGGCGATGGCTTGCTGCCCCAGCCTGGTCAGCTTCCCTGTGGTACTGGCAAGGCTGCCCAACCATGA
- a CDS encoding D-alanyl-D-alanine carboxypeptidase family protein has product MLGSALLVGAPGQALARPHRRGKGKGASTAAGAGSLDVATTPLGTMPTSARWAYIVDNNTGTVLLEKNANERMPPSSLTKMMTAYVVFTFLAAGRLSLDQSLPVSDRAWRLQGSKMFVPQGGSVKVSDLIQGMVVQSGNDACIVLAEGIAGSEERFAALMNQAAQRLGMNDTHFVNATGLPSPEHYMSARDISVLARALLHDFPQYYHFFGEKEFTFNGITQGNRNVLVLKDQADGFKTGHTDAGGFGLCASSERPNGQGGKSRMIMVINGTPSTNARAHEGERLMSWAFANFSDVPLAQKNRPVVPAAPVWMGTRPTVPLEPGVDYSATLPADWRGMVSLKAHYDSPLVAPLTAGQPCGSMDIFIKGQLVKTVPLVAAEDVPRAGLLERAMRRLRGHG; this is encoded by the coding sequence ATGCTGGGCAGTGCCCTGCTGGTGGGCGCCCCAGGCCAGGCCCTAGCGCGCCCCCACAGAAGGGGCAAGGGAAAGGGTGCTTCAACGGCAGCTGGCGCAGGCAGCCTGGATGTAGCCACAACGCCGCTTGGCACCATGCCCACCTCTGCCCGCTGGGCTTACATCGTGGACAACAACACAGGCACCGTCCTGCTGGAGAAGAACGCTAACGAGCGTATGCCACCCTCATCGCTTACCAAGATGATGACGGCCTATGTGGTGTTCACTTTCCTGGCGGCGGGGCGCCTTTCCCTGGACCAGAGTCTGCCTGTGAGCGACCGCGCCTGGCGCCTCCAGGGCAGCAAGATGTTCGTCCCCCAAGGGGGTTCGGTGAAGGTTAGCGACCTGATCCAGGGCATGGTGGTGCAGTCTGGCAATGACGCCTGCATTGTGCTGGCTGAAGGCATCGCTGGTTCTGAGGAACGCTTCGCCGCCCTGATGAACCAGGCCGCCCAGCGCCTTGGCATGAACGATACCCATTTTGTTAACGCGACCGGCCTGCCCTCGCCGGAGCATTACATGAGCGCGCGCGACATCAGCGTCCTGGCCAGGGCGCTGCTGCATGACTTTCCGCAATACTACCACTTCTTCGGCGAGAAGGAGTTCACCTTCAACGGCATCACGCAGGGCAACCGCAACGTCCTGGTGCTGAAGGACCAAGCGGACGGCTTCAAAACAGGCCACACGGATGCTGGCGGATTCGGGCTATGCGCCAGCTCGGAACGGCCCAATGGCCAGGGCGGGAAAAGCCGCATGATCATGGTTATCAACGGCACGCCCTCCACCAATGCCCGCGCCCATGAGGGCGAACGCTTGATGAGCTGGGCCTTCGCTAATTTCTCTGACGTGCCGCTAGCCCAGAAGAACCGCCCTGTGGTGCCAGCTGCCCCGGTCTGGATGGGCACCAGGCCCACAGTGCCGCTGGAACCGGGGGTTGATTACAGCGCCACCCTTCCCGCTGACTGGCGCGGCATGGTTTCTTTGAAAGCCCATTACGACAGCCCCCTTGTGGCCCCCCTTACGGCGGGGCAGCCATGCGGCAGCATGGATATCTTCATCAAGGGGCAGCTGGTCAAAACAGTGCCTTTGGTAGCTGCTGAGGACGTGCCGCGCGCTGGCCTTCTGGAGCGCGCGATGAGACGCCTGCGCGGCCATGGCTGA